One Melospiza melodia melodia isolate bMelMel2 chromosome 29, bMelMel2.pri, whole genome shotgun sequence DNA segment encodes these proteins:
- the TTC12 gene encoding tetratricopeptide repeat protein 12 isoform X2: MLRDKDTEADFQRFLRRVDDVTNLLQGLKSPDSAEQEKAIAETEKRLREQGAGREEEEEEECRTTVNRTLINPSGTPRVQAADADGFLAALEKDAKERAQRRRRNEKLANALKEQGNEAFRAGDFALAIQRYSEGLEKLRDKQELYTNRAQAYLKLHEYEKAISDCEWALKCNKNCLKAYFLMGKAHLALQHFSECRQCYEKMLQIDPQKENLFKECVEEARLEEQRLREEQRAQRELQAGSVAALSIQELLQSISSPGHDLPYYTGAISLLAGAVTTCSGQTFFRTNNGFSILSSEAVRGAFCAESKSPAEEELCVSLLLLWQAACAGNEENQRVLLAQPEVGAQLPELLSCGTAQTQRETLALISLYSEHEGGRRLLGRQDLSRWLQILMAFVKCTDARAESAMNILSDLSGEERFQAQCRATFSTAVSPLFTQLLVCARQVGARQVPWAALARALAVLGRLCADVGLRAQLAQSRECWQAGLELLAGCPDASPGYQSCVFALLGLMMNLLLECNGTIQDFAVPISSRCLALLSHQDGRIVTRATGVLSRVLPASPSAVQEVVRAGVVKKMLKFLKAGGQLTSSYAIKTLSVCTKSSRRAQEELLKGDKRFQVLLGLLHSPDELTVGNAAFCLSQCLLLPGAASSLLGSGVVQLLLRHAGGDAARSSVQQNSAIALGRLCVAEPRKQKNL; the protein is encoded by the exons ATGCTGCGCGACAAGGACACCGAGGCGGATTTCCAGCGCTTCCTGCGCCGCGTGGACGATGTCA CCAATTTGCTGCAAGGGCTGAAGTCCCCGGACTCGGCAGAGCAGGAAAAAGCCATCGCTGAGACAGAGAAAAGGCTCCGAGAGCAAGGGGccggcagggaggaggaggaggaggaggagtgcaggacCACGGTGAACAGAACCCTCATCAACCCTTCT GGCACGCCGAGGGTGCAGGCAGCAGATGCAG ATGGCTTCCTGGCAGCTTTGGAGAAGGATGCCAAGGAACGagcccagaggaggaggaggaatgagaAGCTGGCAAACG CCCTGAAGGAGCAGGGCAACGAAGCCTTCAGGGCAGGAGACTTTGCCCTGGCCATCCAGAGGTACTCAGAGGGgctggagaagctgagggacaaGCAGGAGCTCTACACTAACAGGGCCCAG gcCTACCTGAAGCTCCATGAGTATGAGAAAGCCATCAGTGACTGTGAGTGGGCATTAAAG TGCAATAAGAACTGCCTTAAAGCCTATTTCCTCATGGGGAAGGCTCACCTGGCCCTGCAGCACTTCTCTGAG TGCAGGCAGTGCTATGAGAAGATGCTGCAGATTGATCCCCAGAAGGAAAACCTCTTTAAAG AGTGCGTGGAggaggccaggctggaggagcagaggctgagggaggagcagagggcgcagagggagctccaggctggcagtgtggCTGCTCTGTccatccaggagctgctgcagagcatcAGCAGCCCTGGCCACGACCTGCCCTACTACACAGGGGCCATCAGCCTGCTGGCAGGAGCCGTCACCACCT GCTCTGGGCAGACGTTCTTCAGGACAAACAATGGCTTCAGTATCCTGAGCAGCGAGGCTGTCAGAGG GGCCTTCTGTGCAGAGAGCAAAAGCCCTGCTGAGGAGGAGCTCTGCGTTTCCCTTCTGCTCCTCTGGCAAGCTGCCTGTGCTGGCAATG AGGAGAACCAGCGTGTGCTGCTGGCCCAGCCCGAGGTGGGTGCccagctgccagagctgctctcctgtggcactgcccAGACCCAGAGGGAGACCCTGGCCCTCATCTCCCTCTACTCTGAGCACGAGGGCGGCCGCAGGCTGCTGGGCAGGCAGGACCTGAGCAG ATGGCTGCAGATTTTGATGGCATTTGTCAAGTGCACTGATGCAAGGGCTGAGAGTGCCATGAACATCCTGTCTGACTTAAGTGGGGAGGAAAG GTTCCAAGCCCAGTGTCGGGCCACGTTCTCCACGGCTGTTTCACCTTTATTCACCCAGCTGCTG gtgtgtgccaggcaGGTGGGTGCCAGGcaggtgccctgggcagccctggcccgTGCCCTGGCCGTGCTGGGCAGGCTCTGTGCAGATGttgggctgcgggcacagctggctcagagcagGGAGTGCTGGCAGGccggcctggagctgctg gctgggtgCCCCGATGCCAGCCCTGGGTACCAGAGCTGCGTGTTtgcactgctggggctgatgATGAACCTGCTGCTGGAATGCAATGGCACCATCCAG GACTTTGCTGTGCCCATCAGTAGCAGGTGCCTGGCTCTGCTCAGCCACCAGGACGGAAGGATTGTCACA AGAGCCACAGGAGTGCTGAGCCGTGTCCTGCCTGCGTCTCCCTCGGCGGTGCAGGAGGTGGTGAGAGCAGGAGTGGTGAAGAAAATGCTCAAATTCTTGAAA GCTGGGGGACAGCTCACATCCAGCTACGCCATAAAGACCCTTTCTGTCTGCACCAAGAGCAGCAGGAGAGCTCAGGAAGAGCTGCTGAAGGGGGATAAAA GgttccaggtgctgctggggctgctgcactcCCCGGATGAGCTGACTGTGGGCAATGCAGCTTTCTGCCTCAGccagtgcctgctgctgcccggggCTGCCTcgtccctgctgggctctggggtggtgcagctgctgctcaggcacGCTGGGGGTGACGCTgccaggagctctgtgcagcagaACTCGGCCATCGCCCTGGGCAGGCTCTGCGTGGCTGAGCCAAG AAAACAGAAGAATTTATGA
- the TTC12 gene encoding tetratricopeptide repeat protein 12 isoform X1, with the protein MLRDKDTEADFQRFLRRVDDVTNLLQGLKSPDSAEQEKAIAETEKRLREQGAGREEEEEEECRTTVNRTLINPSGTPRVQAADADGFLAALEKDAKERAQRRRRNEKLANALKEQGNEAFRAGDFALAIQRYSEGLEKLRDKQELYTNRAQAYLKLHEYEKAISDCEWALKCNKNCLKAYFLMGKAHLALQHFSECRQCYEKMLQIDPQKENLFKECVEEARLEEQRLREEQRAQRELQAGSVAALSIQELLQSISSPGHDLPYYTGAISLLAGAVTTCSGQTFFRTNNGFSILSSEAVRGAFCAESKSPAEEELCVSLLLLWQAACAGNEENQRVLLAQPEVGAQLPELLSCGTAQTQRETLALISLYSEHEGGRRLLGRQDLSRWLQILMAFVKCTDARAESAMNILSDLSGEERFQAQCRATFSTAVSPLFTQLLVCARQVGARQVPWAALARALAVLGRLCADVGLRAQLAQSRECWQAGLELLAGCPDASPGYQSCVFALLGLMMNLLLECNGTIQDFAVPISSRCLALLSHQDGRIVTRATGVLSRVLPASPSAVQEVVRAGVVKKMLKFLKAGGQLTSSYAIKTLSVCTKSSRRAQEELLKGDKRFQVLLGLLHSPDELTVGNAAFCLSQCLLLPGAASSLLGSGVVQLLLRHAGGDAARSSVQQNSAIALGRLCVAEPRHMQQLRKLNGLAILNSCMKYVQSS; encoded by the exons ATGCTGCGCGACAAGGACACCGAGGCGGATTTCCAGCGCTTCCTGCGCCGCGTGGACGATGTCA CCAATTTGCTGCAAGGGCTGAAGTCCCCGGACTCGGCAGAGCAGGAAAAAGCCATCGCTGAGACAGAGAAAAGGCTCCGAGAGCAAGGGGccggcagggaggaggaggaggaggaggagtgcaggacCACGGTGAACAGAACCCTCATCAACCCTTCT GGCACGCCGAGGGTGCAGGCAGCAGATGCAG ATGGCTTCCTGGCAGCTTTGGAGAAGGATGCCAAGGAACGagcccagaggaggaggaggaatgagaAGCTGGCAAACG CCCTGAAGGAGCAGGGCAACGAAGCCTTCAGGGCAGGAGACTTTGCCCTGGCCATCCAGAGGTACTCAGAGGGgctggagaagctgagggacaaGCAGGAGCTCTACACTAACAGGGCCCAG gcCTACCTGAAGCTCCATGAGTATGAGAAAGCCATCAGTGACTGTGAGTGGGCATTAAAG TGCAATAAGAACTGCCTTAAAGCCTATTTCCTCATGGGGAAGGCTCACCTGGCCCTGCAGCACTTCTCTGAG TGCAGGCAGTGCTATGAGAAGATGCTGCAGATTGATCCCCAGAAGGAAAACCTCTTTAAAG AGTGCGTGGAggaggccaggctggaggagcagaggctgagggaggagcagagggcgcagagggagctccaggctggcagtgtggCTGCTCTGTccatccaggagctgctgcagagcatcAGCAGCCCTGGCCACGACCTGCCCTACTACACAGGGGCCATCAGCCTGCTGGCAGGAGCCGTCACCACCT GCTCTGGGCAGACGTTCTTCAGGACAAACAATGGCTTCAGTATCCTGAGCAGCGAGGCTGTCAGAGG GGCCTTCTGTGCAGAGAGCAAAAGCCCTGCTGAGGAGGAGCTCTGCGTTTCCCTTCTGCTCCTCTGGCAAGCTGCCTGTGCTGGCAATG AGGAGAACCAGCGTGTGCTGCTGGCCCAGCCCGAGGTGGGTGCccagctgccagagctgctctcctgtggcactgcccAGACCCAGAGGGAGACCCTGGCCCTCATCTCCCTCTACTCTGAGCACGAGGGCGGCCGCAGGCTGCTGGGCAGGCAGGACCTGAGCAG ATGGCTGCAGATTTTGATGGCATTTGTCAAGTGCACTGATGCAAGGGCTGAGAGTGCCATGAACATCCTGTCTGACTTAAGTGGGGAGGAAAG GTTCCAAGCCCAGTGTCGGGCCACGTTCTCCACGGCTGTTTCACCTTTATTCACCCAGCTGCTG gtgtgtgccaggcaGGTGGGTGCCAGGcaggtgccctgggcagccctggcccgTGCCCTGGCCGTGCTGGGCAGGCTCTGTGCAGATGttgggctgcgggcacagctggctcagagcagGGAGTGCTGGCAGGccggcctggagctgctg gctgggtgCCCCGATGCCAGCCCTGGGTACCAGAGCTGCGTGTTtgcactgctggggctgatgATGAACCTGCTGCTGGAATGCAATGGCACCATCCAG GACTTTGCTGTGCCCATCAGTAGCAGGTGCCTGGCTCTGCTCAGCCACCAGGACGGAAGGATTGTCACA AGAGCCACAGGAGTGCTGAGCCGTGTCCTGCCTGCGTCTCCCTCGGCGGTGCAGGAGGTGGTGAGAGCAGGAGTGGTGAAGAAAATGCTCAAATTCTTGAAA GCTGGGGGACAGCTCACATCCAGCTACGCCATAAAGACCCTTTCTGTCTGCACCAAGAGCAGCAGGAGAGCTCAGGAAGAGCTGCTGAAGGGGGATAAAA GgttccaggtgctgctggggctgctgcactcCCCGGATGAGCTGACTGTGGGCAATGCAGCTTTCTGCCTCAGccagtgcctgctgctgcccggggCTGCCTcgtccctgctgggctctggggtggtgcagctgctgctcaggcacGCTGGGGGTGACGCTgccaggagctctgtgcagcagaACTCGGCCATCGCCCTGGGCAGGCTCTGCGTGGCTGAGCCAAG gcacatgcagcagctgaggaagctCAATGGCCTGGCCATCCTGAACTCCTGCATGAAATACGTGCAGAGCAGCTGA
- the LOC134430732 gene encoding uncharacterized protein LOC134430732 isoform X2 yields the protein MSPPSQSSGLGWMERTHEGAAPSVTPPHCHGCSGAGGTAVALCVPPWGGGTAMAAPGLVALLWQLHMPIPGGGGTAIAVPGLVALLWLLHVSIPNVGGTAVVPNVHPRVGGIAIAAPGLVALLWFHMSIPGLVALLWLCVSIPRVGGTAVVPNVHPWSWWHCHSCSRVGGTAVVPYVHPRVGGTAVAAPCLHPKVGGTAVALCIHPQSWWHCCGSICPSLGLVALLWFHVSIPGVGGTAVAAPCVHPRVGGPAPWLSPVSQELSHLSRAAPFVQVTIVHPARQLPEWRFLFTLFYGAFEPHVLHHQAVLIVVLSPSMAILPQHSLLLGAFYLVKKRKKQKIFLPSETSTPPLSPFSLV from the exons ATGTCCCCTCCATCCCAAAGCTCTGGTTTGGGGTGGATGGAGCGAACTCACGAGGGAGCAGCTCCTTCAGTGACCCCTCCCCACTGCcacggctgctctggggctggtggcactgctgtggctctgtgtgtccctccctggggtggtggcactgctaTGGCTGCTCCAGGCTTGGTGGCACTGCTGTGGCAGCTCCAtatgcccatccctgggggtggtggcactgccatAGCTGTTCCAGGGTTGGTGGcactgctgtggctgctccatgtctCCATCCCCAATGTTGGTGGCACTGCTGTGGTTCCAAATGTCCATCCCAGAGTTGGTGGCATTGCCATAGCTGCTCCAGGATTGGTGGCACTGCTGTGGTTCCATATGTCCATCCCAGGGTTGGTGGCACTGCTGTGGCTCTGTGTATCCATCCCCAGAGTTGGTGGCACTGCTGTGGTTCCAAATGTCCATCCCTGGAGTTGGTGGCATTGCCATAGCTGCTCCAGGGTTGGTGGCACTGCTGTGGTTCCATATGTCCATCCCAGGGTTGGTGGcactgctgtggctgctccatgtctCCATCCCAAGGTTGGTGGCACTGCTGTGGCTCTGTGTATCCATCCCCAGAGTTGGTGGCACTGCTGTGGTTCCATATGTCCATCCCTGGGGTTGGTGGCACTGCTGTGGTTCCATGTGTCCATCCCTGGG GTTGGTGGCACTGCCGTGGCAGCTCCATGCGTCCATCCCAGGGTAGGTGGCCCtgccccctggctgtccccagtgtcacaggaGCTGTCCCATCTCTCTCGTGCTGCACCATTCGTACAGGTGACAATAGTGCATCCCGCCCGTCAGCTTCCCGAGTGGCGTTTTCTTTTCACACTTTTCTATGGAGCCTTCGAACCCCACGTCCTTCACCaccaggctgttttgatagttgttctcagcccctccatggccatcCTTCCCCAGCATTCCCTACTTTTGGGGGCCTTCTATcttgttaaaaaaagaaaaaaacaaaaaatcttttTACCGAGTGAAACATCGACTCCACCTTTATCCCCATTCTCACTGGTGTAA
- the LOC134430732 gene encoding uncharacterized protein LOC134430732 isoform X1, giving the protein MSPPSQSSGLGWMERTHEGAAPSVTPPHCHGCSGAGGTAVALCVPPWGGGTAMAAPGLVALLWQLHMPIPGGGGTAIAVPGLVALLWLLHVSIPNVGGTAVVPNVHPRVGGIAIAAPGLVALLWFHMSIPGLVALLWLCVSIPRVGGTAVVPNVHPWSWWHCHSCSRVGGTAVVPYVHPRVGGTAVALCIHPQSWWHCCGSICPSLGLVALLWFHVSIPGVGGTAVVPNVHPRVGGIAIAAPGLVALLWFQMSIPEVGGTAVAAPCVHPRVGGPAPWLSPVSQELSHLSRAAPFVQVTIVHPARQLPEWRFLFTLFYGAFEPHVLHHQAVLIVVLSPSMAILPQHSLLLGAFYLVKKRKKQKIFLPSETSTPPLSPFSLV; this is encoded by the exons ATGTCCCCTCCATCCCAAAGCTCTGGTTTGGGGTGGATGGAGCGAACTCACGAGGGAGCAGCTCCTTCAGTGACCCCTCCCCACTGCcacggctgctctggggctggtggcactgctgtggctctgtgtgtccctccctggggtggtggcactgctaTGGCTGCTCCAGGCTTGGTGGCACTGCTGTGGCAGCTCCAtatgcccatccctgggggtggtggcactgccatAGCTGTTCCAGGGTTGGTGGcactgctgtggctgctccatgtctCCATCCCCAATGTTGGTGGCACTGCTGTGGTTCCAAATGTCCATCCCAGAGTTGGTGGCATTGCCATAGCTGCTCCAGGATTGGTGGCACTGCTGTGGTTCCATATGTCCATCCCAGGGTTGGTGGCACTGCTGTGGCTCTGTGTATCCATCCCCAGAGTTGGTGGCACTGCTGTGGTTCCAAATGTCCATCCCTGGAGTTGGTGGCATTGCCATAGCTGCTCCAGGGTTGGTGGCACTGCTGTGGTTCCATATGTCCATCCCAGG GTTGGTGGCACTGCTGTGGCTCTGTGTATCCATCCCCAGAGTTGGTGGCACTGCTGTGGTTCCATATGTCCATCCCTGGGGTTGGTGGCACTGCTGTGGTTCCATGTGTCCATCCCTGGGGTTGGTGGCACTGCTGTGGTTCCAAATGTCCATCCCAGGGTTGGTGGCATTGCCATAGCTGCTCCAGGGTTGGTGGCACTGCTGTGGTTCCAGATGTCCATCCCTGAGGTTGGTGGCACTGCCGTGGCAGCTCCATGCGTCCATCCCAGGGTAGGTGGCCCtgccccctggctgtccccagtgtcacaggaGCTGTCCCATCTCTCTCGTGCTGCACCATTCGTACAGGTGACAATAGTGCATCCCGCCCGTCAGCTTCCCGAGTGGCGTTTTCTTTTCACACTTTTCTATGGAGCCTTCGAACCCCACGTCCTTCACCaccaggctgttttgatagttgttctcagcccctccatggccatcCTTCCCCAGCATTCCCTACTTTTGGGGGCCTTCTATcttgttaaaaaaagaaaaaaacaaaaaatcttttTACCGAGTGAAACATCGACTCCACCTTTATCCCCATTCTCACTGGTGTAA